The region AAAGGCGGAATCTTTAGATGAGTTCAGGGTGTAGGCCTCAGAATAACGGGTAGTGCCAAGTGAGGCCTCTTTCGTTCGTAAATTATATCTAATTGAATTTAACGGAGTCTTGGGCTTTTTCATAAGTGATGGTCAGTTTGTAATACATAATTTATTGCTATTagtatttacttattacattGAGGATTGAGCAATGCACAAGTTTAAGAACTACTAAGACAGCATATGAGTCTGTTTCTTGATTTTAATCATACATATTGTGCAGTTCATGCTATACTGGTAAATATCTCAAACACCATATGCAATATGTTTATTGCTCTTCTGCTTGTTGCCTAGTTGTAAGTACTGTTACTCTGATAGAGACCTTATTAAGTACATCTCTTTATGGATTATAACTAATTTTAGactgttttaaataaatttgaaagtaTTTATAtgtgtttcagtgtttggtgatttttttaaaaaagaaataagtatactatatttGGTGTGCAGACCTCCCTTGAGTAGCATTTGTACATTTAACTATTAACTGGAGAGAGTGATTCCAAAGACAATATGAGGTTGATAAGTGTTGCAGCTTGCAATTTGAATCAATGGGCGATGGATTTTGATTGCAATTTGAAAAATATCAAGGAATCAATAACTACTGCTAAAAAAGCTGGCGCCATTATCAGGCTTGGGCCTGAGCTTGAAATCACTGGCTATGGCTGTGAAGACCATTTCCTGGAACTCGACACCATTACTCATGCGTAAGTTTCAGTCGACTATGTGCATGTACAGTATCAGTTCTTGATTGTATTGGACATGTCATACTTGGATGCTCTCGTGTTTAATTGCAGGTGGGAGTGTTTGAAAGAGCTTTTGGTTGGTGAGTGGACTGATGGCATCTTATGTAGTTTCGGAATGCCAATTATCAAAGGGTCCGAGCGGTATAATTGTCAAGTTTTATGTCTAAACCGGAAAATTATCATGATACGTCCCAAAATGTGGCTAGCAAATGATGGGAACTACAGGGAACTGCGGTGGTTTACAACATGGAAGCATAAAGAGCAGCTTGTGAAATTTAATCTCCCAGCTGAAATTTCTGAGGCTATATCACAGGACAGTGTTCCTTTTGGTTACGGATATATGCAATTTATAGACACGTATGCTAACTCTTCTAATTATTTGTCATGTCAAACCTTATTTCGCATTTGTGTAAATTTTAGTATACTTAGCTCTTTCTAAGTTTAAAATTGTTTGTTTCATATTAGAGCTGTTGCAGCAGAAGTTTGTGAAGAACTGTTTAGCCCTATGCCTCCTCACACTGAACTTGCACTGAATGGTGTTGAAGTATTTCTGAATGCCAGTGGGAGTCACCATCAACTAAGGAAGCTTGATCTTCGCTTACGTGCGTTTATAGGTGCTACACATACTAGAGGAGGAGTTTACATGTACAGCAACCACCAAGGATGTGATGGTGGTCGTCTTTACTATGGTATAGTATTCTTTTATAGCGCCCAGGTTTCTTAATATTATTTGTTTGTGATAATAATTTGCTTATTCTTCCTGCCCCTATCCAAGAAGAATCTTTTTATTCCGCTACTAAAGAACTCAAAATCTTCTTTTATCTAAAACATCAGATGTTCtattaatattatatttgttaagattttattaataaataagtGTTTGTAAATAAATAATATGCTGCAGATGGATGTGCTTGTATTGTTGTGAACGGGGATGTCGTTGCTCAAGGTTCACAGTTTTCTTTGAAAGATGTTGAGGTGGAGGTAGCTCAGATAGACTTAGACGCGGTATTTTCGAATATCCTAAATTATTTTGCACACATTACTTTTCTTCATATTTTTTTCTTGCAAAAGTTGTTGTAGCTTGTACTTCTTGCTAAGTAATTTATATTCCTCTTGCTGCATCATTCCTGGTGTGCATTTACTCATAAATCATGCTAGGTTTTCAGATTTATCTTTTTGATTCTAATGCTTTTGTCCAATATAACGCCACAGGTTGCAAGTCTTAGAGGATCCATAAGTAGTTTTCAAGAGCAAGCAAGTAGCAAACCTGAAGTTTCTTCTGTTCCAGTGCCCTATAAGCTTTGCCAGTCTTTTAAACTGCCAATGTCTCTTTCCAGTCCTCGTAAGGTCAGTTTATGAAGCTCCCTGTTCAGGGTCTGAGATCGTCTAGCTTGAACTGCATCTTCTTCTACCCTTAATCCCCGTTTGTCTCCATTTAAATATGTTTCTTGAGATGCTTAAAGGGCAGGACAATGTCGAACATTGGTTCTACTGGGATAGCTATTCGCTTATATCTTCTTATACATATTTTAGATTAAGTATCATTCTCCCGAGGAAGAAATAGCTTTTGGACCTGGTTGCTGGCTATGGGATTATCTAAGAAGAAGCGGAGCTTCTGGTTTTTTACTTCCTCTTTCGGGCGGGGCTGATAGTTCCTCCGTGGCTGCAATTGTTGGTTGCATGTGCCAGCTTGTAGTTAAAGGTTAGTCTTATTGTATATAGTTTTTCTTGTAGCAGATCACTAGGAAAAGTATCAGCACATGTTATGTTCTAGTTGACATTTAGTTACTTATGATGAATGCCCCTAGAAGTACCAATAGTTTTGCTACCAACgacaaattttattttatttttttaaattttgaatgCATAATATATATCCACAGAAACTGGTTTTTCTTGCGGAAAATGGTATTTGGAATAAAGTAGTTTGAGCAATCAAGTTTACAGTTGGAATGAATTGACTGTTATTCCATTTAGGACTATAAGTAGCTCCATCTTTGATATTGGTCACATTAGTTGGATTAGAGTGGATACCTGAAGGTATATATATAATCGGGCATCTAAGTTCGACTATTTGCTTGAAGTGGCTGGCGGACTA is a window of Apium graveolens cultivar Ventura chromosome 11, ASM990537v1, whole genome shotgun sequence DNA encoding:
- the LOC141697426 gene encoding glutamine-dependent NAD(+) synthetase, encoding MRLISVAACNLNQWAMDFDCNLKNIKESITTAKKAGAIIRLGPELEITGYGCEDHFLELDTITHAWECLKELLVGEWTDGILCSFGMPIIKGSERYNCQVLCLNRKIIMIRPKMWLANDGNYRELRWFTTWKHKEQLVKFNLPAEISEAISQDSVPFGYGYMQFIDTAVAAEVCEELFSPMPPHTELALNGVEVFLNASGSHHQLRKLDLRLRAFIGATHTRGGVYMYSNHQGCDGGRLYYDGCACIVVNGDVVAQGSQFSLKDVEVEVAQIDLDAVASLRGSISSFQEQASSKPEVSSVPVPYKLCQSFKLPMSLSSPRKIKYHSPEEEIAFGPGCWLWDYLRRSGASGFLLPLSGGADSSSVAAIVGCMCQLVVKEIENGDSQVKADAIRIGNYTDGQFPTDSKEFAKRIFYTVYMGTENSSETTKTRAKVLADEIGSWHLDVSIDGVISALLTLFQTLTGKRPRYKLDGGSNIENLGLQNIQARIRMVLAFMLASLMPWVHSKPGFYLVLGSSNVDEGLRGYLTKYDCSSADINPIGSISKQDLRTFLRWAAVNLGYPSLADVEAAPPTAELEPIRSNYSQLDEVDMGMTYEELSVYGRLRKIFRCGPVSMFQNLCYKWGGKLTPSQVADKVKYFFKYYSINRHKMTVMTPSYHAESYSPEDNRFDLRQFLYNARWPYQFRKIDEMVKEIDGDKVTLMTATEKDQQDVTSVGGMGVIAAGSGDPRAGV